The Deinococcus sonorensis KR-87 genome includes a window with the following:
- a CDS encoding DUF418 domain-containing protein produces MISSAVRPTERHPLPDILRGLAILGILWVNMQDFAGYDEWRQHGADRVAQVVIDVLFNGRFISIFAMLFGAGVAALLARHDLALLLRRLLVLLALGSLHAVLLWHGDIIASYALLGLLLLVPLTLRLSSGRLTVLAAALGAYWLLARSLEALAVPALHRWTTVQRTADLQHYLPLVQQRASSYLSTFTDNLLYNAPWLLCLLLLGAAAQQAGVLQRPAEHRPLLRRLAWGGVALGVPLGLLLAWLNSLSTAQAGYWAVPVRMSGGLALGLGYVGLVGLAVAAGQAGGLRRFAAAGQLALTHYLTQSLLMTTLFYPYGLGLYARLGALPCLLIALALGAVQLWISAPLLRRFRRGPMEALLRRVVYGR; encoded by the coding sequence GTGATCTCCAGCGCCGTCCGCCCCACCGAACGCCACCCGTTGCCGGACATCCTGCGCGGCCTGGCCATCCTGGGCATCCTGTGGGTCAACATGCAGGATTTTGCCGGCTACGACGAGTGGCGGCAGCACGGCGCGGACCGGGTGGCCCAGGTGGTGATTGACGTGCTGTTCAACGGCCGCTTCATCAGCATCTTTGCCATGCTGTTCGGAGCTGGGGTGGCCGCCCTGCTGGCCCGGCACGACCTGGCCCTACTGCTGCGGCGCCTGCTGGTGCTGCTGGCGCTGGGCAGCCTGCACGCGGTGCTGCTGTGGCACGGCGACATCATCGCCAGCTACGCCCTGCTGGGCCTGCTGTTGCTGGTGCCGCTGACCCTGCGCCTGAGCAGCGGGCGGCTGACCGTGCTTGCTGCCGCGCTGGGCGCGTACTGGCTGCTGGCCCGCAGCCTGGAAGCGCTCGCGGTTCCGGCACTGCACCGCTGGACCACGGTGCAGCGCACCGCTGACCTGCAGCACTACCTGCCGCTGGTGCAGCAGCGCGCCAGCAGCTACCTGTCCACCTTCACTGACAACCTGCTCTACAACGCCCCCTGGCTGCTGTGCCTGCTGCTGCTGGGCGCGGCGGCCCAGCAGGCGGGCGTGCTGCAGCGGCCCGCCGAGCACCGGCCGCTGCTGCGGCGGCTGGCCTGGGGCGGGGTGGCGCTGGGGGTGCCGCTGGGCCTGCTGCTCGCGTGGCTGAACAGCCTGTCCACCGCCCAGGCCGGGTACTGGGCGGTGCCGGTGCGGATGTCGGGCGGGCTGGCGCTGGGGCTCGGGTACGTGGGGCTGGTCGGGCTGGCGGTCGCGGCAGGTCAGGCCGGCGGGCTGCGCCGCTTTGCCGCCGCCGGTCAACTGGCCCTGACCCACTACCTGACCCAGTCGCTGCTGATGACCACGCTGTTCTACCCGTACGGCCTGGGCCTGTATGCGCGGCTGGGCGCGCTGCCGTGCCTGCTGATCGCGCTGGCGCTGGGGGCGGTGCAGCTGTGGATTTCCGCGCCGCTGCTGCGCCGCTTCCGGCGCGGGCCGATGGAGGCGCTGCTGCGGCGGGTGGTGTACGGCCGTTGA
- a CDS encoding MmcQ/YjbR family DNA-binding protein: protein MQSVPELRQACAALRGSTETFPFGPDTLVWKVGGRIYALCGLQDDPLTLSVKGVPEQAEQLRAEHPAIAPGYHLNKRHWHTLTLDGSLPGPLVLELLQGSYALVVAGLPRAVRATLG from the coding sequence ATGCAGAGCGTCCCGGAACTCAGACAGGCGTGTGCGGCCCTGCGCGGCAGCACCGAAACGTTTCCCTTCGGCCCCGACACGCTGGTGTGGAAGGTGGGTGGGCGCATCTACGCGCTGTGCGGCCTGCAGGACGACCCGCTGACCCTCAGCGTCAAGGGCGTGCCGGAGCAGGCAGAGCAGCTGCGGGCCGAGCATCCGGCCATTGCGCCCGGCTATCACCTCAACAAGCGGCACTGGCACACCCTGACGCTGGACGGTTCCCTGCCCGGACCGCTGGTGCTGGAGCTGCTGCAGGGAAGCTACGCCCTGGTGGTCGCGGGCCTGCCGCGCGCCGTCCGGGCCACGCTCGGCTGA
- a CDS encoding MliC family protein produces MTPLRSTRWPLLLSCVAALAAGAARADGGPPPSAAAPADPVIARATYRCQGGVQVQVEQRTGTARVTFAGRTRILRLVRDASGTHYQNAQFAWFSRGNTATMRRTQGGQPALSGCVLVP; encoded by the coding sequence ATGACCCCGCTCCGCTCCACCCGCTGGCCGCTGCTGCTGTCGTGTGTCGCCGCCCTTGCTGCCGGAGCCGCGCGGGCGGACGGCGGTCCCCCACCGTCCGCGGCCGCCCCGGCGGACCCTGTGATCGCCCGGGCCACCTACCGCTGCCAGGGCGGCGTGCAGGTGCAGGTGGAGCAGCGCACCGGCACCGCCCGCGTCACCTTCGCCGGGCGGACACGCATTCTGCGGCTGGTGCGCGACGCCAGCGGCACCCATTATCAGAATGCCCAGTTCGCGTGGTTCAGCCGGGGCAACACCGCCACCATGCGCCGCACCCAGGGCGGCCAGCCGGCGTTAAGCGGCTGCGTTCTGGTGCCGTGA
- a CDS encoding acyl-CoA carboxylase subunit beta: protein MPDHQANLNVELQELIAAMEQRRSKIEAGGGPARQQKQRDAGRLTARERLERLLDPGSFLEFGTFVEHDGTRLMTGVEAPGEGVVTGSGTIHGRQVYVFSQDFTVLGGSLGKRNAQKVVKIMDLAAKVGCPIIGLNDSAGARIQEGVDALSGYGEIFYRNAIYSGSVPQLSAILGPCAGGAVYSPALTDFILMSRGSSYMFITGPEVIKSVTREEVSFDALGGADVHTRKSGVAHLEFEGDEATLEGLRALLAYLPQNARERPPVRPTQDPPGRQNTELLEVVTPDQRRPYAMHRVIESVVDDGVFFEIQPDWARNILCGFAHLGGQVVGIVANNPRVMAGTLNIDASDKAARFIRTCDCYNIPILTLVDVTGFLPGVAQEHAGIIRHGAKMLYAYAEATVPKITLITRKSYGGAYLAMNSQDMGADVVYAWPTAAVAVMGAEGAANIVYRREIAGSDQPEQTRAEKIREYRETFDNPYVAASKGYIDDVIPIEETRARLIATFAMLERKQEQRPYKKHGNIPL, encoded by the coding sequence ATGCCGGACCACCAAGCGAATCTGAACGTCGAGCTTCAGGAACTGATCGCGGCGATGGAGCAGCGCCGCAGCAAGATCGAGGCGGGCGGCGGCCCGGCCCGGCAGCAGAAACAGCGCGACGCGGGCCGCCTTACTGCCCGCGAACGGCTGGAGCGGCTGCTGGACCCCGGGAGCTTTCTGGAGTTCGGGACCTTCGTGGAGCACGACGGCACCCGGCTGATGACCGGGGTGGAGGCGCCCGGCGAGGGCGTGGTGACCGGCAGCGGCACCATCCACGGCCGGCAGGTGTACGTGTTCAGCCAGGACTTCACAGTGCTGGGCGGGTCGCTGGGCAAACGCAACGCCCAGAAGGTCGTCAAGATCATGGATCTCGCGGCCAAGGTGGGCTGCCCGATCATCGGGCTGAACGACAGTGCCGGCGCGCGCATCCAGGAGGGCGTGGACGCGCTCTCCGGCTACGGCGAGATCTTCTACCGCAACGCCATCTACAGCGGCAGCGTGCCGCAGCTGAGCGCGATTCTGGGGCCGTGTGCGGGCGGCGCCGTGTACAGCCCGGCCCTGACCGATTTCATCCTGATGAGCCGGGGCAGCAGCTACATGTTCATCACCGGCCCGGAGGTGATCAAGTCGGTGACGCGCGAGGAGGTCAGCTTCGACGCGCTGGGCGGCGCCGACGTGCACACCCGCAAGAGCGGCGTGGCCCACCTGGAGTTCGAGGGCGACGAGGCCACCCTGGAGGGCCTGCGGGCGCTGCTGGCCTACCTGCCGCAGAACGCCCGCGAGCGGCCCCCGGTGCGGCCCACTCAGGACCCGCCCGGACGCCAGAACACTGAGCTGCTGGAGGTGGTCACGCCGGACCAGCGGCGGCCCTACGCCATGCACCGGGTCATTGAGAGCGTGGTGGACGACGGGGTGTTCTTCGAGATCCAGCCGGATTGGGCCAGGAACATCCTGTGCGGCTTCGCGCACCTGGGCGGGCAGGTGGTGGGCATCGTGGCCAACAACCCGCGCGTGATGGCCGGCACACTCAACATCGACGCCTCGGACAAGGCGGCGCGCTTCATCCGCACCTGCGACTGCTACAACATCCCGATCCTGACGCTGGTGGACGTGACCGGCTTCCTGCCGGGCGTGGCGCAGGAACACGCCGGCATCATCCGGCACGGGGCCAAGATGCTGTACGCCTATGCGGAGGCCACCGTCCCCAAGATCACCCTGATCACGCGCAAGAGCTACGGCGGCGCGTACCTGGCCATGAACAGCCAGGACATGGGCGCGGACGTGGTCTACGCCTGGCCCACGGCGGCGGTGGCGGTGATGGGCGCGGAGGGGGCCGCCAACATCGTGTACCGGCGCGAGATTGCCGGCTCCGACCAGCCGGAGCAGACGCGCGCCGAGAAGATCCGCGAGTACCGCGAGACCTTCGACAACCCCTACGTGGCAGCCAGCAAGGGCTACATCGACGACGTGATTCCCATCGAGGAGACCCGCGCCCGGCTGATCGCCACGTTCGCCATGCTGGAGCGCAAGCAGGAGCAGCGCCCATACAAGAAGCACGGCAACATCCCGCTGTAG
- a CDS encoding type IV pilus twitching motility protein PilT: MQTATDITDILRLAAEKNASDVIVTAGLPPQFKIHGVYTGYDFAELSATDTRKLMYSMMNEKQQRSFEERRELDFSFALGERARFRVNTFMQRGSVGGVMRLIPTTIKSVGDLGLPPNVVEIANAPRGLVLVTGPTGSGKSTTLAAMIDYINQNKKMHIMTIEDPIEFMHPHKNSIVNQREVGSDTMDFQNALRAVLRQAPDVILVGEMRDYETIKAAVTAAETGHLVMGTLHTNSAPESIDRIVDVFPEEQQEQIRVQLANNLVAVMTQQLLPRMDGGRILAYELLIANPAVRALIREGKTYQITSVMQTGLREGMVTMDAYLAGLYRRRVISHDTGMERAVDSKEFARLANDPNASAQIPMSTNLSGQGGPDVSSVQPQGVGRPSTGLPASGATLSGMPAKPYGRG; the protein is encoded by the coding sequence ATGCAGACTGCCACCGACATCACCGATATCCTGCGCCTCGCCGCCGAGAAGAACGCCTCCGACGTGATCGTGACGGCCGGACTGCCGCCGCAGTTCAAGATTCACGGCGTGTACACCGGCTACGATTTCGCCGAGCTCTCGGCCACCGACACCCGCAAGCTGATGTACAGCATGATGAACGAAAAGCAGCAGCGCAGCTTCGAGGAGCGGCGCGAGCTGGACTTCAGCTTCGCGCTGGGCGAGCGGGCGCGCTTCCGCGTCAACACCTTCATGCAGCGCGGGTCGGTGGGCGGCGTGATGCGTCTGATTCCCACCACCATCAAGTCGGTGGGCGACCTGGGCCTGCCGCCGAACGTGGTGGAGATTGCCAACGCGCCGCGCGGACTGGTGCTGGTGACTGGCCCCACCGGCTCCGGCAAGAGCACCACGCTGGCCGCCATGATCGACTACATCAACCAGAACAAGAAGATGCACATCATGACGATCGAGGACCCGATCGAGTTCATGCATCCGCACAAGAACAGCATCGTGAACCAGCGCGAGGTCGGCTCCGACACCATGGACTTCCAGAACGCGCTGCGGGCGGTGCTGCGTCAGGCGCCCGACGTGATCCTGGTGGGCGAGATGCGCGACTACGAGACCATCAAGGCGGCCGTGACCGCCGCCGAGACCGGGCACCTGGTGATGGGTACCCTGCACACCAACAGCGCCCCGGAGAGCATCGACCGCATCGTGGACGTGTTCCCGGAGGAGCAGCAGGAGCAGATCCGGGTGCAGCTGGCCAACAACCTGGTGGCGGTCATGACCCAGCAGCTGCTGCCCAGGATGGACGGCGGACGGATTCTGGCGTATGAGCTGCTGATCGCCAACCCGGCGGTGCGCGCCCTGATCCGCGAGGGCAAGACCTACCAGATCACCTCGGTGATGCAGACCGGGCTGCGCGAGGGCATGGTCACCATGGACGCCTACCTGGCGGGCCTGTACCGCCGCCGCGTGATCTCGCACGACACCGGCATGGAGCGGGCAGTGGACAGCAAGGAGTTCGCGCGCCTCGCCAACGACCCGAATGCCAGCGCCCAGATCCCCATGAGCACCAACCTGAGCGGCCAGGGCGGCCCGGACGTGTCGTCGGTGCAGCCGCAGGGAGTGGGGCGGCCCTCCACCGGGCTGCCGGCCAGCGGCGCCACCCTCTCGGGCATGCCCGCCAAGCCCTACGGTCGCGGCTGA
- a CDS encoding ATPase, T2SS/T4P/T4SS family, which translates to MALSIGDRRLGAILLEQGYVNDTDLQRALDRHAEVGGRLADILIDGGMVGEKRIARAVEEALGIPLVNLTSVTPDVAALACLTAQVAHNALAFPFALEGDTLRVAFVDPLNNLNLETVEDASGLNVELYQALREQVQWAIAANYPELGLNVSAPSDGQDGTVSLLGQRLINRGLLSELQLKDALQHQKQSGDPLGALLVNMRLITEEQLYETLAEQAGTLFVRNPKDFNPDEEVLGLLLRADALRLSAVPVDETAGKVTVIGSDPRRREDIQALMGKPVDLLLARPDDVDTLIERAYPQRGRLGEQMVQQGTLSREQLREALQVQARTGKVKPLGEVIVDLGFAASDEIEAAIQKQNAGGGRLEDTLVQSGKLSPEMLARSLATQLGYEYLDPVQSPPDPKVALLIPESTARRYVVVPMRLQGDALVVAMKDPRNVFALDDLRLLTGREIQPAVMAEKDIVRLIERYFGSQDMAALNEELAKNSRGREKEREAAQDQANLDDNAVVKVVDSIIREAALQEASDIHIEPSETAVRVRYRVDGNLRDHMELPKGSAQSVLARIKILGQLDIAERRIPQDGRVRFKKGSIDLDLRLSTLPTLYGEKAVMRLLQKASNIPEVEQLGLSEHNFQRFTDLIEKPNGIFLITGPTGSGKSFSSFSILKRIARPEKNTTTIEDPVEYEIPGINQSQVNPVAGMTFARALRAFLRQDPDIIFVGEIRDAETAKIATEAALTGHLVLATLHTNDAPGAVTRLEEMGVEHFNIGAALIGVLAQRLVRKVCQECRTPTNADPDVLRRLGIGERELTGATLYRGAGCPRCGGTGYKGRMGIHELMVIDDPLRRGIGKALSANDLRDIATEQSNMKTLRQDGIEKAMAGITTLEEVLAVTSA; encoded by the coding sequence ATGGCGCTTTCGATTGGTGACCGGCGGTTGGGTGCAATCCTGCTTGAACAGGGCTACGTGAACGACACCGACCTGCAACGGGCCCTGGACCGGCACGCCGAGGTGGGTGGCCGGCTGGCCGACATCCTGATCGACGGCGGCATGGTGGGTGAGAAGCGCATCGCGCGGGCGGTGGAGGAAGCGCTGGGCATTCCGCTGGTCAACCTGACGTCCGTCACCCCGGACGTGGCCGCCCTGGCCTGCCTGACCGCGCAGGTGGCGCACAACGCGCTGGCCTTCCCCTTCGCGCTGGAGGGCGACACCCTGCGGGTGGCCTTCGTGGACCCGCTCAACAACCTCAACCTGGAAACGGTCGAGGATGCCAGCGGGCTGAACGTGGAGCTGTATCAGGCGCTGCGTGAGCAGGTGCAGTGGGCCATCGCGGCGAACTACCCGGAACTGGGACTGAACGTTTCGGCGCCGTCCGATGGCCAGGACGGCACCGTCTCGCTGCTGGGCCAGCGCCTGATCAACCGTGGGCTGCTGAGCGAACTGCAGCTCAAGGACGCCCTGCAGCACCAGAAACAGAGTGGCGATCCGCTGGGCGCGCTGCTGGTCAACATGCGGCTCATCACCGAGGAGCAGCTGTACGAGACGCTGGCCGAGCAGGCCGGCACGCTGTTCGTCCGCAACCCCAAGGACTTCAACCCCGACGAGGAGGTGCTGGGGCTGCTGCTGCGCGCCGACGCGCTGCGCCTCTCGGCCGTGCCGGTGGACGAGACGGCCGGCAAGGTCACGGTGATCGGCTCGGACCCGCGCCGCCGCGAGGACATTCAGGCGCTGATGGGCAAGCCGGTGGACCTGCTGCTGGCCCGCCCCGACGACGTGGACACCCTGATCGAACGCGCCTATCCGCAGCGCGGCCGGCTGGGGGAGCAGATGGTGCAGCAGGGCACGCTGTCGCGCGAACAGCTGCGCGAGGCGCTGCAGGTGCAGGCCCGCACCGGCAAGGTCAAGCCGCTGGGCGAGGTGATCGTGGACCTGGGCTTCGCGGCCAGCGACGAGATTGAGGCCGCGATCCAGAAGCAGAACGCGGGCGGCGGGCGGCTGGAAGACACGCTGGTGCAGTCGGGCAAGCTCAGCCCCGAGATGCTGGCGCGCTCGCTGGCCACCCAGCTCGGCTACGAGTACCTGGACCCGGTCCAGAGCCCGCCGGACCCCAAGGTGGCGCTGCTGATTCCCGAAAGCACCGCCCGGCGCTACGTGGTGGTGCCGATGCGGCTGCAGGGCGACGCGCTGGTCGTGGCCATGAAGGACCCGCGCAACGTGTTCGCGCTGGACGACCTGCGGCTGCTGACCGGCCGCGAGATCCAGCCGGCCGTGATGGCCGAGAAGGACATCGTCCGGCTGATCGAGCGCTACTTCGGGTCGCAGGACATGGCGGCGCTGAACGAGGAGCTGGCCAAGAACAGCCGGGGCCGCGAGAAGGAGCGCGAGGCGGCCCAGGATCAGGCCAACCTCGACGACAACGCGGTCGTGAAGGTGGTGGACAGCATCATCCGTGAGGCGGCGCTGCAGGAGGCCTCGGACATCCACATCGAGCCCAGCGAGACCGCCGTGCGGGTGCGCTACCGGGTGGACGGCAACCTGCGCGACCACATGGAACTGCCCAAGGGCTCGGCGCAGAGCGTGCTGGCCCGCATCAAGATCCTGGGGCAGCTGGACATCGCCGAGCGGCGCATTCCGCAGGACGGACGCGTGCGCTTCAAGAAGGGCAGCATCGACCTGGACCTGCGTCTCTCGACCCTGCCGACCCTCTACGGCGAGAAGGCCGTGATGCGTCTGCTGCAGAAGGCCAGCAACATTCCGGAAGTGGAGCAGCTGGGCCTCAGCGAGCACAACTTCCAGCGCTTCACCGATCTGATCGAGAAACCGAACGGCATCTTCCTGATCACCGGCCCCACCGGCTCCGGCAAGTCGTTCAGCAGCTTCTCGATCCTGAAGCGCATCGCCCGGCCCGAGAAGAACACCACCACCATCGAGGACCCGGTGGAGTACGAGATTCCCGGCATCAACCAGTCGCAGGTGAACCCGGTGGCCGGCATGACCTTCGCCCGCGCCCTGCGCGCCTTCCTGCGACAGGACCCGGACATCATCTTCGTGGGCGAGATCCGCGACGCCGAGACCGCCAAGATCGCCACCGAGGCGGCCCTGACCGGCCACCTGGTGCTGGCCACCCTGCACACCAACGACGCCCCCGGCGCGGTCACGCGTCTGGAGGAGATGGGCGTGGAGCACTTCAACATCGGCGCGGCGCTGATCGGGGTGCTGGCGCAGCGGCTGGTGCGCAAGGTGTGTCAGGAGTGCAGGACGCCCACCAACGCCGACCCGGACGTGCTGCGCCGGCTGGGCATCGGGGAGCGCGAGCTGACCGGGGCCACGCTGTACCGCGGCGCCGGCTGCCCGCGCTGCGGCGGCACCGGCTACAAGGGCCGCATGGGCATCCACGAGCTGATGGTCATCGACGACCCGCTGCGGCGCGGCATCGGCAAGGCCCTTTCGGCCAACGACCTGCGCGACATCGCCACCGAACAGAGCAACATGAAAACGCTGCGCCAGGACGGCATCGAGAAGGCCATGGCCGGCATCACCACCCTGGAAGAAGTGCTGGCCGTCACCAGCGCCTGA
- a CDS encoding YqeG family HAD IIIA-type phosphatase, which yields MSLLRPRVILPDVYSITPEFMEQHGLKGLLLDLDNTLIPYGSYEERHEVMTWAADLRRGGYRLYLLSNATRERAAFWLERLGFEGVGMAAKPFPGHYRRGLQVMDLPARQVAMVGDQLFTDVLGGNLNGMFTIMVRPISDNALPHTRVTRRLERIVLKRYGHDWYSRDWRKK from the coding sequence GTGAGCCTCCTGCGCCCCCGTGTGATCCTGCCGGACGTGTACAGCATCACGCCTGAATTCATGGAGCAGCACGGCCTGAAGGGGCTGCTGCTGGACCTGGACAACACCCTGATTCCCTACGGCTCCTACGAGGAGCGCCACGAGGTGATGACCTGGGCGGCCGATCTGCGGCGCGGTGGGTACCGGCTGTACCTGCTGTCCAACGCCACCCGCGAGCGGGCCGCCTTCTGGCTGGAGCGGCTGGGCTTCGAGGGGGTGGGCATGGCGGCCAAGCCGTTTCCGGGCCACTACCGGCGCGGCCTGCAGGTGATGGACCTGCCGGCGCGTCAGGTGGCGATGGTGGGCGATCAGCTGTTCACCGACGTGCTGGGCGGCAACCTCAACGGCATGTTCACCATCATGGTGCGGCCCATCAGCGACAACGCCCTGCCCCACACCCGCGTGACGCGGCGGCTGGAACGCATCGTACTCAAACGTTATGGACACGACTGGTACAGCCGTGACTGGAGGAAGAAATAA
- the pgeF gene encoding peptidoglycan editing factor PgeF, producing MHPDTEDLMTIQAPLLRATHGFTTRRGGVSAGAYAGLNLDDRQDDPAAVHENRRRLVTALGFQLPQVARLDQVHGDEVRTAQPGVQTGDALVTDRPGVLLSIMTADCYPLLLEDPEAGVLGAAHAGWRGTVGRIGVRTVEAMVRLGARPERIRAAVGPGISAGHYQVGPEVEATFIQAELGTHLQDRHLDLAGANRQVLLEAGVPEGHIWMSGRCSTEADFYSHRRDQGVTGRMWAVIGTPLMDAGEPERTVAASRLHSASQEALGSAGQGGLPVDALVRPASLGGL from the coding sequence ATGCACCCGGATACTGAAGACCTTATGACGATCCAGGCACCCCTGCTGCGGGCCACCCACGGGTTCACCACCCGGCGGGGCGGGGTCTCGGCAGGCGCCTACGCGGGCCTGAACCTCGACGACCGGCAGGACGATCCGGCGGCCGTGCACGAGAACCGGCGGCGGCTGGTGACGGCCCTGGGCTTTCAGCTGCCGCAGGTGGCCCGGCTGGATCAGGTGCACGGCGATGAGGTGCGCACGGCGCAGCCCGGCGTGCAGACCGGCGACGCGCTCGTCACCGACCGGCCCGGCGTGCTGCTGAGCATCATGACCGCCGACTGCTACCCGCTGCTGCTGGAAGACCCGGAGGCCGGCGTGCTGGGTGCGGCCCATGCCGGCTGGCGCGGCACCGTTGGCCGCATCGGGGTGCGCACGGTGGAGGCGATGGTGCGGCTGGGTGCCCGGCCGGAGCGCATCCGGGCCGCCGTGGGCCCCGGCATCAGCGCCGGGCACTATCAGGTGGGGCCGGAGGTGGAAGCGACCTTTATTCAGGCGGAACTCGGCACACACCTGCAGGACCGGCACCTGGACCTGGCCGGGGCCAACCGTCAGGTGCTGCTGGAGGCGGGCGTGCCAGAAGGGCACATCTGGATGTCGGGGCGCTGCAGCACCGAGGCCGACTTCTACAGTCACCGCCGCGACCAGGGCGTCACCGGCCGCATGTGGGCCGTGATCGGAACCCCGCTGATGGACGCCGGGGAACCGGAGCGAACGGTCGCCGCCAGCCGTCTCCACTCCGCGTCTCAGGAGGCGTTGGGCTCCGCCGGGCAGGGCGGCCTGCCCGTTGACGCCCTGGTCCGTCCGGCGTCTCTGGGGGGATTGTGA
- a CDS encoding enoyl-ACP reductase FabI — MIGIDLNGKTALVMGVANARSLGWAIAQKLLEAGARVGFSYQGERLKSELEKLTGGHSGTWIQQADATSEDDLSALFAKVKEEFGQLDYLVHSIGFAPREAMEGRFLDTTPQDWNTAMSVSAYTLVSIARHAEPLLREGSSIVSLTYHASQQVVPKYNVMGVAKAALEASTRYLASELGAAGVRVNCISAGPMRTIAARSIPGFGSMYDKAAAAAPLGRNATAEEVGKLALFLLSDLGSGITGEVVYVDAGAHIMTMKLD; from the coding sequence ATGATCGGCATTGATCTCAACGGCAAGACGGCCCTGGTGATGGGCGTGGCCAACGCGCGCAGCCTCGGCTGGGCCATCGCACAGAAACTGCTGGAGGCGGGCGCCCGGGTGGGCTTCAGCTACCAGGGCGAGCGCCTGAAGTCGGAGCTGGAGAAGCTGACCGGCGGCCACAGCGGCACCTGGATCCAGCAGGCGGACGCGACCAGCGAGGACGACCTGAGCGCCCTCTTCGCGAAGGTGAAAGAGGAGTTCGGGCAGCTGGACTACCTGGTGCACAGCATCGGCTTCGCGCCGCGCGAGGCGATGGAGGGCCGCTTCCTGGACACCACGCCTCAGGACTGGAACACCGCCATGTCGGTCAGCGCCTACACGCTGGTGAGCATTGCGCGCCATGCCGAGCCGCTGCTCCGCGAGGGCAGCAGCATCGTGAGCCTGACCTATCACGCCTCGCAGCAGGTGGTGCCCAAGTACAACGTAATGGGCGTGGCCAAGGCGGCGCTGGAGGCCAGCACCCGCTACCTCGCCAGTGAGCTCGGCGCGGCGGGCGTGCGCGTCAACTGCATCTCGGCCGGGCCGATGCGGACCATCGCCGCCCGCAGCATCCCCGGCTTCGGCAGCATGTACGACAAGGCCGCCGCCGCCGCCCCGCTGGGCCGCAACGCCACCGCCGAGGAGGTGGGCAAGCTGGCGCTGTTCCTGCTCAGCGACCTGGGCAGCGGCATCACCGGAGAAGTGGTGTACGTGGACGCCGGCGCGCACATCATGACCATGAAGCTGGACTGA